In Lolium rigidum isolate FL_2022 chromosome 3, APGP_CSIRO_Lrig_0.1, whole genome shotgun sequence, the genomic window GGTCGTCCGCACCATCATTTTTCGGCTTGAACAAACTTGACCCGACCATTTCCATTTCACAAATCCAACTTCTTCTAAAACGATTTTTTAGAACCTAGGTACTACGAAACCTGATTAAACTTAGTGCAGCAAACTTGACCTGACCATTTCCATTTCACAAATCCAACTTCTTCTAAAACGATTTTTTTAGAACCTAGGTACTACGAAACCTGATTAAACTTAGTCCAGCCATAAGCAATGTAGTTGTCTCGAACCCAAAGTTATAGAAATTACTGTGCGGGTTAGTTTCCTTCATGCTATTTATCTAAAACTACTGTGCGGGTTGTCTCGAACCCAAAGTTATAGAAATTACTGTGCGGGTTAGTTTTCTTCATGCTATTTATCTAAAACTTATCATTTTTCTCCTAGCTACATACTTTCGAGTTTGAGTATGAAAAATGGCACCACATACATACTTGCGTCCTCTACAAGCAAACAAATTTGTTAGGAATTTTCGGAGCGCCAGAAATACGAATTTTGTACTGCTATATTAACTTTGGTACTCCGGAACCTGGGGGTGCACTGCGTATTTTCGCAACTTCGTCCCTAAACTATCGCTATTAGTGCATAAATAATGGCAAAGACATTGAGTTTCCGATAGTTGACACGACAACGACCGGTCATACAAACATTTATACTTTGTGCTTTGATTCttgtagaaaaatataaatgcATGGACCCAGAGCAAGCAGGCTTAAAAAGGTGATAGACCCAGAGATAATGAAATGCAGCCGTGGAGGTAGGTAAATTATTCCCAATAATTGCACCCCATCCTTCTAATCAATAATCAATAATTTAATAACAGCCCATGAACATTGTACTCACACTCGCCATCACATCGACCTACTCTCTGGAACCTTGATCCATATACTTTGTACTAGTAGAAAAAAGCCACCAACCTACCTACCGTGTATAAATAGTCTACATTTTTCTTAACTGAATAAATAGTCTACATGTCTCCCATCCCACTCTGAAAATTCCCTGATCTTACCGCAAACATATCgagacaccataggccggcatgCCTTATCCTTACTAAAAAAAGAAAATCTGTTACACCTCGATAAAGAATATCTGTTACACCTCCAGTTTTCCATGCAAGTCAATCACATGCATGGTGAAATACGGCACTAaccaagaaagaagagaagagaGAAAAGAAGTAGACGtggcagttttttttcttttgaatttgGTTGCTTTGACCGGTGGTCAGAGCTCTTcctagattttttttaaatttttttttacgaATCAAGCTCTTCGTAGATCAGAAGTTGGCCTTCCTATCACTTGCATGGTACAAATTAATAGCGAAATAAGTACACGTGTCGGATCTCTGGCGGCTTTGACGACCGTGGGTCATAGCTCTTGCTAGATCAGAAGGTGGCCTTCTTGAGCGAGGTGACGGTGACCGACGAGCCGAGCGGCCCGGAGCCGACCTGGACGTCGAAGGAGTCGTATCGGAGGAAGATCTCGGCGACGAGGAGGcgcgcgatgaggacgacgaagtCCTTCCCGGCGCACTGCTTGTCCTGCAGCGACGGCGACGCCGTCTCCGGCCCGTTGGACCAGACGACGTGGCGGAGCAGCCGCGCGCCGTCCTCGCCGAGGAACCTGTCGGGGACGTAGTCGTCGGGGCGGGAGAAGACGCGCGGGTCCTTGGTGGCCATGGGCTGGTAGCCGAAGAGCAGCTCCCCCTCCCTCACCTCGTAGCCGTAGTCGTGGCTCTCCACCACCATGTCCCGCTTGGCCCGGCCGTACTGCATCGCGACGGGCGGCTCGATCCGCAGCGCCTCGTAcaccgccgacttgaccagcggcATCTCCGCCAGCGCCTGCATCGTGATCTCGCCGCCGTTGGCGCGCACGGCCGCGCGCACCTCCGTGGCGAGTCGGCCGTGCGTGCGCCCGCCCGCGCGGCCCAGCCACTTGACCATGGACGGGAAGAGAATCTTCATGCCGCCGAAGGAGTTGAAGCACATGGCGAAGATGATGTTGTGCAGGGCCTCCTCCCGCGCGATCCCGCGCCGCTCGCCCTCGTCGATGACGTCCTTCCCTGCGTCGCGGAAGAAGTCGGCGAGGCGGCCGTAGTCCTTGCTGACGAGCGCCGGCGGGAGGCGGAAGGTGTGCAGCAGGCCGTCCTCGACGAGGGTGGGCAGGCCGAGGCTGAGCAGCGGGCTGATCTGGAAGAGGAGCCACTTGGCGATGAGCTTGGGGCCCTGGTCGCGGAGCGGCGAGTCGAGGGGGTCGCGGCCGAGGAGCGCCTGGCAGAGGAAGCCGAAGGCGGCGTCGTCGTTGTGCGCGCCGAAGTCGGACTTGCCGGCCCGCGCGAGGTCGTTCTCCATGAGGCCGAAGAGGTCGCCGTAGACGTCGCGGAAGGCCGGGATgacgtggtggcggcggtgggtgaggaggtggaagaggagggACTTGAGCGGCGCGTGGCTGGGCTCGGCGGGGTCGACGTAGGAGAGCACGCGGTAGCCGCCGGTGAGGTCGGTGGAGGGCATGAAGGTGCCGGTGAAGAGGTCCGTCTTGTCGACGAGGGAGGTGTCGAAGAGCACCGGGAAGGAGGCGGCGTCGAGCAGCGCCACCACGCGCGGGTCCTTGGCCACGAAGGGGCCCGGCGGCATGTTGAGGCGCACCACCGTGGAGCGGTGCGCGCGGACGCGGGACGCGAAGAAGCCGTCGCGGCCGCCGGGCCCGTAGAAGTACTCCAGCCGGTCCTTGAGCGCGCCCAGCAGCGGCGGGCCGTGGTCGCCCGGCACCTTGCGCAGCGGCAGCCGCAGCTTCGGGGAGACCACCTCGTGCCGGTCCGTCGCGGACGCCGACGCGCGGGTCTGCCGCCGGCCGCGGCGACCGGCGATCGGGGACGAGAAGGAGAGCTGGGAGGCCGCCGCCGTGGCCATCTTTGTTGATCGACCTGTAGAAGCTCGGCTACTGTTACGGCGGCTTGAGCAGAGTCCACGGCGGTGCTTGGTAGTCGGTGTGGTGGTATAATAATTGGGTTCGTGTGTGGGGGAGGCGTTTTAAAAGTTGGAGGCAGAGTCTGGTGGCGCACCTGCGCGTGGAGCGAGTGAGAAACGTGGGGCTTTTGGGGCGCCGCTCCTCCCGATGGCCGGTCGGTGGTGACTTCGTGTTCCGTCAAGTTCAGTGTCTCACTCCGGCGAGGCGGCGTGCACGTGTAGAATCAGAAAAGGGATCCTGAGCGAGCAGGGGCGGAAAAGGTGGCGAGTTCAATCAGTCGACGCATAGGCCGTACGCACGACCTTGCAACGACCCGATCACTGAAGACTTTAACCACCTCCTGTCGCATACATCCAGGTATCGACGGCATACGCAGGAGTATATGCTCAAATGCACAATTGCGCAAGTATATATGTGTGTACATTTTTATCTTAAATAATGACCATTTTGGATCCGTGTAAAAATCACAAAATTATTTGGGTCACATAATAAGTTCAATTTTTGGAACTTAAACATGACACGCTCGTGATCTTGTAGGCTGAACGCAGGAGTTTCTAAAAGAAATCGAGGTTTATTGACCGGAGAGTGAATAGAATGTTACCAAATTTTACCTAAACTAGAGCACCTAAGAACCGATTCAACAAAAAAGAAGAAAACAACATATAGCAACAAGATGCACTAAAGAGTACATATATGCATATCCATCTAGCAGACGTCAAATCTCTAAGAGTAATAGATGACGATCTCTAGGCTCAAAGGTGTTC contains:
- the LOC124700666 gene encoding allene oxide synthase 1, chloroplastic-like, whose protein sequence is MATAAASQLSFSSPIAGRRGRRQTRASASATDRHEVVSPKLRLPLRKVPGDHGPPLLGALKDRLEYFYGPGGRDGFFASRVRAHRSTVVRLNMPPGPFVAKDPRVVALLDAASFPVLFDTSLVDKTDLFTGTFMPSTDLTGGYRVLSYVDPAEPSHAPLKSLLFHLLTHRRHHVIPAFRDVYGDLFGLMENDLARAGKSDFGAHNDDAAFGFLCQALLGRDPLDSPLRDQGPKLIAKWLLFQISPLLSLGLPTLVEDGLLHTFRLPPALVSKDYGRLADFFRDAGKDVIDEGERRGIAREEALHNIIFAMCFNSFGGMKILFPSMVKWLGRAGGRTHGRLATEVRAAVRANGGEITMQALAEMPLVKSAVYEALRIEPPVAMQYGRAKRDMVVESHDYGYEVREGELLFGYQPMATKDPRVFSRPDDYVPDRFLGEDGARLLRHVVWSNGPETASPSLQDKQCAGKDFVVLIARLLVAEIFLRYDSFDVQVGSGPLGSSVTVTSLKKATF